Below is a genomic region from Phragmitibacter flavus.
GTCTTCTGTCTTCTTATGACCCCGCTTTTTAGAAAATTCCTCGGCATCAACTGGCTGTTGTTTGCCAACATGATCCTGCTGCTGGTGTGGGGCGTGTGGGCCATTTACAACGCCTCCTCCTTTCGTGACGGAGCCGCGCTCGCAAGCAAATGGCGCGATCAGGTGCAATGGGGCGCGGTGGGGATGGTGGTGTTTTTCGGTGCGGCGCTGATCGACTACAAATGGATTCGATGGGGAGCAGGATTGATGTATATCGCGGGCATTGCGGGCCTTGTAGCGGTGAAACTTTTTGGGATCGACTTGAAAGGGTCCAAGAGTGTCATCGACCTGGGCCCCGTTTCCATCCAGCCCTCCCAAATGGCCATTGTTGCCACCATCGCGGTGTTGGCCGTGATCCTTGGTGACATGCATCGCATCACCCCGTGGTTCCGCTACCACTGGTTGCGCCTCGGAGTTTGTGGCATTCTCGCCGCCGTGCCCATGGCGATGGTCTTAAAAGAACCCGACCTTGGCTCCGCCGCCGTTTACGGTCCCGTGGTTGTCGCCATGCTGCTGGTCGGCAGCATCCCTTTCCGCTACCTCATCACGCTCTTCCTGGTGGTCATGTGCGTGCTGCCGCTCGCCTACTTTTTCGGCCTCAAACCTTACCAGAAGAAACGCGTCGAGGTGTTCACCGACATGCTGATGAACAAAAAAGTCGATGTTCAAGGCGATGCCTGGATGGCCGACAAGGTGCAGATCGCCGTGGGCTCCGCCGGCTTCGATGGCAAAGGTCCGCTCTCCGTGAAGGTGCTCGACCAGCGTTCCGTGCATCGCACCTTCTTTTCCGAAACCGAGGCCATCAACGACTTCATTTACGCCGTGATCGTGGAAGAATTCGGCTTCCGCGGCGGCATGTTCCAGATCGCCTTCACCGCCATGATGCTGCTGCAATGTGTCTTTGTCGCCTTCTATGCCAGGGATCAGCTCGGGCGACTGCTGGCCGTGGGCGTCACGGCCATGATGTTCGCCCATGCCATGCAAAACATGGGCATGAACGTCCTCATGATGCCCATCACCGGTCTGCCCCTGCCCTTTACCTCCTATGGCGGCACCTTCCTGGTCGTCTGCCTTTTCCTGATGGGCCTGACCCAAAGCGTGTGGATTCACCGTAATGTGTCGCCCGTCTCCAATAAACGCCCTGGAGATCAGGACGAAGAAGTCGCCTATTAACAGATTCGGAGGGGACAATCCCCACCTCAAGCACGTCGGAGAACCCCATCTGCCAGTTGCTCAAACCCCCAATCGGCCATAGAATTCACCCCCAAGATGATTGATCGATCCAACCCGGCACGTTCCAAGGCGACGCCATCGCAACTGTTGCTGCGCGCCAGCATCATCGCCGGATTTGCCGCGCTCTTCCTGGTCCAGCTGCTCGTCACCTTCCGCGGACTTTCCTCACCCGCCGCCATGGAGCAGGCTCAAATGGCCCGCGAAATTGCCCGTGGCGAAGGATTGAGCACCAAAATGATCCGTCCCTTTGCCCTGCGCCAGCAGATGGAGGCCGGCAAGACCGTGGAGGTCGACCAGATGCCCGAGACCAAGCAGCCGCCGCTGCCCTCGCTGCTGATGGCCCCCATTTTCAAAGGCCTTGAGGTTCATTGGGAAAACACCGCTGAAACCCGCGTCTATGTGCTCGACCGCGTGGTCGCCGCGCTGTCCCTGTTGTTTTTCATCGGAGCCATGGGGCTGACCCTGCTCACGGCACAACGATTGTTCGACCAACGCATCGCCAACTGGACCGTCATCACCATGGCTGCCTGCTCCCTGCTCTGGGACCTCGCCACCACGGCCCTCGCCCCGATGATGCTGCTGTTTTTTTTCAGCGCCATCATGTTCCTTCTCGTGCTGATGATCGAACGCCATGTCGATCAACGCAGCAACAACATCCTGTCAGCCCTGGGCATCGGCGTCCTCGCCGTGCTCATGGTGTTCACCAACTGGATGGCCATCTGGCTGCTGCCCGGACTGACCATCGCCGTCGCCCTTCTGGTAAGACCGCGCGGGTTCCTCATCCTGGTGCTGTTGCCGACCGCCGCCGCCTTAACTTTTTGGGGCATGCGCAACTACCAACTCACCGGCGATGTGCTTGGTGCCGCCAAATCCACCTTCCAGGCCATCCTCATCGGCCAGCCTGAAGTGGCCAGCCAGCGCAGCTTCTCCACCGTCCAGTCCGCCATCGATCCGGAAGCCCTGACCCGCCACTTCCTTCAGCAGACCGTCATCCAGATCAACAACCTCTATCAAAACCTTGGTGCGGCACTCGCCGCCATCATCTTCTTCCTGGCGCTGCTGCATCCCTTCAAACGCCAGGAAACCCTCTCCGCCCGTGGAGCCCTTGTCCTGATGTGGCTCGGTGTCTTCATTGGCACGGGCCTGGCCGGAAGCAATCAGGCAGAGACCTCGGAACGCCAGCTTCATTTCCTCTTTGTCCCGCTCTTCAGCGCCTATGGTCTGGCCTTTCTGTTTGTTCTGTGGGCACGGATCCCCGCCGGTCAGGGAAACGGATGGGTGGCGCGCCACAGCATCGCCGCCATCGCCACCGCCATCACGGCGCTGCCGATGCTCCAACTTCTGCCTCCCGCCATCTCCGCCGGCATCCGCAACAAAGGCATGATGGCGCAGTGGCCGCCCTACCTCCCCGAACGCTTGGCCCTGCTCAAACCCATGGTGGGCGAGAATGAGGTGCTCGTGTCTGATATGCCTTGGGCGATTGCCTGGTATAGCGACCGACCCTGCATCTGGCTGCCTCGCGACCCGGCACAACTTGAAGAGATTCGCACGCTTGCCACCAGCCGCCAAAAATCCGTGGCCGGACTGGTATTGACCCCATGGTCGACCAGAGGCGACGCCATCAATTCCGGCCTGACCAACGAATACGAACCCTGGG
It encodes:
- a CDS encoding FtsW/RodA/SpoVE family cell cycle protein; the encoded protein is MTPLFRKFLGINWLLFANMILLLVWGVWAIYNASSFRDGAALASKWRDQVQWGAVGMVVFFGAALIDYKWIRWGAGLMYIAGIAGLVAVKLFGIDLKGSKSVIDLGPVSIQPSQMAIVATIAVLAVILGDMHRITPWFRYHWLRLGVCGILAAVPMAMVLKEPDLGSAAVYGPVVVAMLLVGSIPFRYLITLFLVVMCVLPLAYFFGLKPYQKKRVEVFTDMLMNKKVDVQGDAWMADKVQIAVGSAGFDGKGPLSVKVLDQRSVHRTFFSETEAINDFIYAVIVEEFGFRGGMFQIAFTAMMLLQCVFVAFYARDQLGRLLAVGVTAMMFAHAMQNMGMNVLMMPITGLPLPFTSYGGTFLVVCLFLMGLTQSVWIHRNVSPVSNKRPGDQDEEVAY
- a CDS encoding ArnT family glycosyltransferase, with product MIDRSNPARSKATPSQLLLRASIIAGFAALFLVQLLVTFRGLSSPAAMEQAQMAREIARGEGLSTKMIRPFALRQQMEAGKTVEVDQMPETKQPPLPSLLMAPIFKGLEVHWENTAETRVYVLDRVVAALSLLFFIGAMGLTLLTAQRLFDQRIANWTVITMAACSLLWDLATTALAPMMLLFFFSAIMFLLVLMIERHVDQRSNNILSALGIGVLAVLMVFTNWMAIWLLPGLTIAVALLVRPRGFLILVLLPTAAALTFWGMRNYQLTGDVLGAAKSTFQAILIGQPEVASQRSFSTVQSAIDPEALTRHFLQQTVIQINNLYQNLGAALAAIIFFLALLHPFKRQETLSARGALVLMWLGVFIGTGLAGSNQAETSERQLHFLFVPLFSAYGLAFLFVLWARIPAGQGNGWVARHSIAAIATAITALPMLQLLPPAISAGIRNKGMMAQWPPYLPERLALLKPMVGENEVLVSDMPWAIAWYSDRPCIWLPRDPAQLEEIRTLATSRQKSVAGLVLTPWSTRGDAINSGLTNEYEPWAPQIYYGTGQWHGVDTMAQQTAFPFRRFFPLHGRFGTGGRLILEMVFMTDRARWETTEPNPD